A segment of the Corylus avellana chromosome ca2, CavTom2PMs-1.0 genome:
CGCATGTTACAGTTATGCATCTAATTGGAAGAAGCTAATCCTATAAAATTGAATTGGACCAACAAATATatcaaagaaatatatatatatatatatatatatatatatatatatatatatatatacgtgtgtgtattaaattactagttatcctaaaaagcttaagctgatatgaagaagtaaatttaatcatttaatcattactttaacacttttcCTCACGTGtaagctcaaactctcttttaatggTGAGGTcgaacacgtgaaatatttaatttaaatgagaggtGAATTGACGAAGTCAAAGTTTGATCACATGACCTttttggttctgataccatattaaattatcagttatcctaaaaagtttaagctgataggaagatgtaaatttaatcacttaatcatatatatatatatatatatatatatatatatatatatcttagaGACCCGGAGGAGAAGGGGACTAGTATAGGTCATGGCCCCCCTCAACTCTtaagaacaaataaattttaaggtgaacaaataaattttttgttttttatttttagcgaATTGGCCCCTAGCATGGGACCATGTTAGTAGTATCTGTGTTATGAGTTAGAAAAGTGGATTGGAGCTAATTTCTTCGCAACTACCCGGGCGGGCAGATGTTAACAGTTACCAGAATGGGCGGATTGGAGTTTGGAGATGAAATGAAGCAAAATAATGGTAGTTGGAAATGGGCAGGCAGGCATTAAGCTCCGCACATGTGCTAGCTAGGTGTGGCACTTTCCAAGGTTGGTTGGACAatctcatctttctttttcaagaatATACATATAGAGAAACATTAACAAGAAAGATATCtgaaaatttcaaatgaagTTACCTACACGAAGCctctagagtttttttttttttttggcctaaaaacATAGGAAAATAAGAGATTTGAGCAAGATGTAGCCTTTTGAACTATTCCCATCGAACCACCCGTAAAATCTCTcgtctttaaaataaaaaagactcttatttatagaagaattgtAGCATATAAGTatgataatcaaatcaaataatttttttttctttctttttaatttaaaaaggcAGGTGGGTGAGACCAGTTTGTAGCTATTCTACTTGAATGTAGTCATAGTAATACCTATCCGCTGGTAGCTTCACAAAAGGCACTCCCTCAAGTCCCACTAGGATATCAATAGAAATCAAGGTAGTTTACATTAATTAGGTATGGAGATTCTCATCGTGGAATTCGAACCCATGCCCTAGTGTGTATCTAACCactttgaaaatttcttttggcTATTAAACCACTTTGAGAATTTTCTTGATGGGgccatttaaaaaagaaaatcaaacaatttgATCACTAATTATCCTATAAAGAATAATTACCTATATATTATCAAAACACatcttatatacatatatattctaacacaatctagctagctagctaggccatttcaaataacaaaagtgataaaatatagTAGCTAGGATATATATGGCCTTCATTTGCTCTGATCATGAGCTTTGTTTTGAACCTCACATTTGTGAAACATGCTGCAAGTAAAACTTACAAATTATTACCCCATATCTTAATTTCCTCAGCGACGTGGACGCAACAACTGTGTACCATATGACGAACATTATAAAAAATGGAAGTCGAGGGACCCAGTGGAGGACAAGTCCTCCATGGGAGATCTTGTAAAAGCGATAAGATAATCCATATACATCTGTTATATCACTTTCCTATGTATAATTGGACAGTGTGCCAACTATAACCAATCCatcatttgttttaaataatgcataaaagtaattaaaaaggTTGCTTTTTTCTTGCATTTAGATGGCCCACAATCTGTGTGCAGATGGTGAGTTCTAACTCAGACGTATGTGCCATGCATGTGGTGCCTATATGCTTTGCTTTAAAACTATCTCCTTCGTCCTTATGGTACGTGCATCATCCTTGAAATCATGCCATAATTAAAGGGTTCAATTTTACATGAATGCCACCAAGACTAAGACCCTGACCAAGACCCTTACTACTTGAGCGGACTCATTAAAGTTTAATAACTAATAAATTTTGAAGGGCATCGGATATTGAGAATCCTGAGTCATTTTGGTTCTTCTAATCTTTCTTGAGTCCATTGCAAGTTTTGTTATACGCGTGGGATGGATATTGTTCGACGTATATATAAGTTTGATCTGAAATTCAGTCATTAATttgatgagtaatgttatttgatatataaactgttatatatataatcaaaataatgtGTTCGGAATTTTGAATTCAGTtgagtaaaatagaaaaaaatcgcaaacccaaaaaaattagcCATAAATTCATCGGTCCTTTACCGTTGCCAGTTGTCGCTGAACCAAAAGTGCAAGCTAGCTATAATCAACCCCAATTGACCGCCTACCTTAAGacagatctctctctctctctctctctctagacaaGCACAATTAAcacaatataaataaataagcacaCATAAATAGAGCTTCGCCATGaatctttttctcctccctcaCTAGTACTCCCtgcctctttctctttctcttccagCTGTGTCTGAACTGAAGAATGCCAATAAGCACACCAGGGAGAAATCTCAAGCTCTGCTTCACAAAGATCAAATGGCCCCTAGCACCCCAATCCCCTCCCATGAGTCCCACCCTACAAAACCCTTCAGATCATGATCACACCCACATAAGAAACTTCAACTCCCTCTACGACTCCACCTCCAAATCCTTCACccactcctcctcctcctcctccctctccaccaccacctccacctcctGCGAACCCGACCCCACAGCCATCCCCGCAGACTTCGCCACCGCCTTCGCCTCCCAACGCTTCTTCTTCTCCACCCCTGGCCGCTCCAACTCCATCATCGAGTCCACCGTTGAAGAATCAGCCTTAGCAGCAGTACCAATTAATGTCGCAGTACTGCCAGAAccggaggaggagaagaagccTTTCAGAAACAGCGTGGCGGTCCCCACTTACTCGCCGGACCCCTACGCCGACTTCCGCCGCTCCATGCAAGAGATGGTGGAGGCGCGTGAGCCACTGGACGTGAATTCCAACTGGGATTTCTTGCATGAGCTTCTTCTATGCTATCTTGCACTCAACCCTAAGAACACCCACAAGTTCATTGTCGGAGCTTTTGCCGATCTTCTCGTCAGCCTCCTGTCACAGCCACCGGCCGAAGGTAGGCGCCGGGATCCCAAAAACTGTGAAATTTCGCAACGGTGAGATTTAGGATTGGAATCTTAATtaccacaaaaaagaaaaagaaaaaaaaaaaaaaaaaagacgaatTTAAGGACAGTGCATGTACGTAGATGTAACGTGGGTGTCAGATAATGATTAACTATATAATTGTATTTGCGGGGAACCAAGTTTggtccatttttttaatgtcgTCCATTATTTCAGTTTTGTCCTTCATGTTCATTATTCCATTTTATACTTCCTGGATATTtcgtgttatttttatttatttttagtttatctttAATTGGTATGGTATATATATGTCCCAAAAAACACAcgtgtttgttaaaattttaagtgAAAATTGATAATCAGCTTCAATGGACATGTGAGTCTCACATGTGAAGTAGGGACTTGTATGTGTAAAACATTGAACTCGTTTACCTAGAGAACTAAACATTTTTTAGGTGCCACAAAtgacacaatttttttcttttttttttaattaatttgcaagAAATTACAAATGATTGAATTGTAATATGCAAAGTTAAGTAACCAATTCAAATGTGGAATAATAGACTAACAATTGAATATTATTGATCACATATCGATCTGCTAATTATTGAGGATCCTAAAGAAGATATAGTGAAAGCAGATGATTACGTTAATTAGAAATAGGTTGGGGAATTATCATGTTAGACTAGTTGTCACTTTAGGTAGCACTTGAGAGCTAGGTATCGGTTGGTTCGGACTGGTTAATGGGTTTATCGATCGGTTAACCAATAAGCTATCTGTTAACCAAatcttaaccgattaccgaccgataagaagtgttaaccgaaaattatcggtcatatcggtaatcggttaaccggtcggttaaatcggtttgggcttttgtgaGCTTTTGATTGGGCTTTTACTGGTTactaattgggccaaaaattaattgttttggaggcccaaatatgttttgttgggctaaagcctaaaatagcttattaaaagtTAGTTATTTTATAGtatattttttgctaaaatagcttattgaagtttttttttttaatttatttaatattgatccactacaatataaaataaaaatcaaataaataaactgcCAAAggcctaaaaaattaaaaattaaaatagcttataggtcatatcggtttttcgataaaaaaattttaaccgacTGATTACCGACCAATAAGCTTATcagtataaaatttttaaccgattaccgaccgataactatcggttacagttaatatcggttcggttaaagtcggtaatcggttaatctgcccacccatAGGCACTCCCATCTTAGGCTTTGCAAGGGACACAAAAATATCAGCTGTGGAAGCCTGCAAAGTGGGAGGATGGAGGTTGTTCCACCTCCGATGCCGTCAGATATCAGTGAAGAATATAATAACGAATAATCAAGAGAATATTAGAAAAGTGCTTGCTCCAAGTCCACTCCATATCCAAagtaaataaatgagaaaagtGCAAATACTTCTTTTAAATTACCACCTCATTGTTAATGTCCCTCAACAAATTATGATTGCGTCAATATCCCtctcaaattgcaaaaaaactATCAATGTCCATCCAAGaccaacaaaaatacaaaaataaaccATGAAGTCACCCCTAATACGTGCTTGGTGGGAGAGCATATGGAAAAAATGGTGGTCAAATAAAGTAGTAACAAAGTGTGCACACATATATAAGCCTGTCACGTGATGCCAATCTGTGAGAATCATGAATGAGAGTTTGCATGGAAGAATTATCAGTACTAAGGTAATCATGTTCAACTAAGTTTATCACCAAATGTACGTTATAGTGTAATTAAGTGGGAAATGATGATATAAGGAATGATCACACCATAATAAACCTGATCATCCCCAACACCAAATCATCTCCACGGAAGTTTGGagattatgaaaaagaaaaacaaagctTGGTGAATTTGgcaagaatgtttttttttttttttttcagtcaaatCCTTCCATCTCTTATGCATTATTCATTCTCTTTCTAAATTTCAAGCaattatgttgtttttatttccaCTACCATACATAATGTCAAACTATTCCTTCTTATTTTGGCTGAGAAATATTAAGATTTTCTGCATGCCCAGTCTGTGAGAAGCTAGATAAGATTATTGAACTCCTACATGATCCTGAAACTACTGAAATTTGTGTAGTGGGCAGACAACATATGGATGGAGACTTTTATATTGTCTGGTCAGGTCACACAAGGTGGAACCGAAGTGTACTTTACCGGGCCTCTTCctaaatcccaaaaaaataatactttcacttcaaaattaatcccaacattcATACTTGTTATaccacataaattatttttttttttattatttaaataaaaaaatcactagaaaacaatttttttatattttttcatataaaatatattttttttcacttttttccgcaaaatattttcagtaaaaccaattaaatatatattcctAAAAAAGCACTACAATGCCAACCCTTAGCTCCGCCTCTTGGCAAACACTACCACTGATGATGGTGTACAAAGTATTCAAATTTGGCAAATAAATATCAATCAAAAAGTAGGGGAATCACTGTTTCATCTGTTTCGACAGAGTCAAGAGTCAAGACAATTTTTGGATTAAGATGGAGACAAATTTGAACCAAATAACTAAGCACTGTCAAACACAGACAAGACCATGGAATCTTTgattttgtccctttttttttatttatttattattattattataaaaaggaGTTGAGGATAAGTTACACAAAAGATTCAGTGAAAATGTCTATATATATGCCGataataatatgattattatttttgggtttAACTTAATACCAAGGGCTTGTCCagttaaaggaaaaataataataataaaatttaaatatgaaagAACCCAGTTGTGTACATTTTATTATAGTTGCACATCACACGTGTTATAGTTTAccaaacatataatatatactatTTACACTTGTCGTATGTGCTGCTTTTTGTATAGATCTAGAATATTATAAATGGGGCTCAACAACACTCTATCGTGTGACTgttggtttttctttctttctttcttttctgtttttttttttttttcacttacgACTGTTGTTTATGACGTAAATAAAGCTAAAGCATATTGTACGACAAACTATCACGCGCAACGCTGTTCACATGTACTAGTTTTTTGTGCAGTACGACTAtcgtttttttactttttttccttttttcgaAGCAAATAGGAGAAAGTAGGAAAAATAcatcaaatgaaaaatagagaaaatgggTGAAGAGTGGAAGTTGTGGAACAAAGACCCCAATACAATCAGTGTAAAAAGCACCTAAAATTAATAGAGAATaggcaaataataataataataatttgaaggaATAGCTTAAAGGTGAATCTAACCTACTAAataacaaagttttcttttaaactgggttagaaaaattttcttcaacctaatctataaaaatgacatgtctttttttttttttttttttttttgacatgtccacacaaaggaagaaaaaatagagattcgaactaatgacctctacttcatgaagcgtggttcacagccaatTCAGCTTCATGTGtctataaaatatatttcaactttgtatttgctattaaaaaaacatgttcatCTCATATGTTCAAGaaacatgtcacttttatatactTGGTTGAAGGAAActcttccaacccaatttggaagaaaaccTTGTCTCCTACTAAATAGTAAGAGAAAAGAGATGCAAGAGCTCCcttaaatcaaaataataatattaggaaaaaaaaaaaacgtgactTAATACAACTATGGTTTATCACCTAAGACAGCAGCATGTGTAGGATGCAAAACAAGTAATATATTAAGATGAAACAGGGCCCATGACGAGTCAGATTTGGACCATTTGGTTCAAAATAATATTGTAAAATTGGTTGGATGATGTTCCCAAATATATGTAAAGGCATCCATCCTATGTAGATCTCTTAAGAGTAATTAAGAATGTAATGAAAGGATTGTTACGGGTGGGGCAAATGTGGGCAAAAAGAAAGGCCAATATTAATGATTAACCAAGTAACACTTTCATTTACAATGAGGATGGGGGATGGGGGATGGGGAAGACACAAAATACACAACCTTCAAAAGGCATCTAATTGACATTTTGGCAACCCTACATGAGACTACTATCTTACATTGCTATTAACAACTCTActtgtgacaaaaaaaaaaaaaaaaaaatgctcccCCAGCTTTGGAACATCCCCACAATCCCCCTAGGGTTTTATACATTCAAAAAATTGGCAGGCTCCGCCACTGCGATTAAGTGTCAAAAAAACTCCGACCACATCCTAGTCATGTACAAAATTGGCTAACCAAGGCATTCCGGCAACTCTGCTAATGCCTGCCATCAAAAGCCTGCTTTCTACTGAAAATGAACCAAAAGGCAATCAACTAGCCTGGTTTGAAAGAGCTATTACCTCAGGGGTGCCGCATGAATTACCCCCATTAGTGGCACAGTGAAGAGCCACATCAGAGGCAGAGCTTAAGTTGCACATAGACTCAGAATTGCACAGTGTGATACTTGCATGATCAATCTGGTGATCAGACTCGCACTGCTCTGAAGATTTAGAATTGCACTGTGTTGAACTAATGGGTTCAACCTGTGAACCAGATTCAAATTGCTTTGAAGATTTGCTCTTCACCTGAGGCCTCTCAAGAACTAAATCCTGACCAGTAGAATTGAAAATAGTCTGAGCCGCTTCTTTCTCTTCATAGACACCATCCACCACAACCTCGTGAGAATCAAATGCAATCTCCGTGATCATGCAAGCTCCATTACTCATGCAAGTCTGCAAATTAGGTTTCGTGATGGGATTTAAAGAAACTTCACAAGAAAAATGATGTCTTCCCTCAACTGCAGCAGAGACATCTGATTCATGAGTATCCAGCCCATTACCCTGGCATGAAGCAATAATGTTGGAGTCAACAGGAAAACCATTCATAACGGTTTGTCCCCTTTGGCAAACTGAGGAAATTGGGTGAACCATGCAAGCTGATGCTAAAGTTGGGAGGGCTTCATCACACGAaatattgctagtcttgggcAGAATCTGGGAACCAGAACAACCAGTAGATGATGGATCCACCTCATCCAGTGCTATAGACATATGCTGAACAGCAGCATGGCTAATTTTCCCTTCTCGAGTATCAAGCATCCGTCCATCTGACTCAATAACAGATCCCACTTCCTGCAACTGTTGAGAACCGGAATGCTTAATGTCCTTTGCATCAAGAGACATCTGACTTGCAGCCTCTAGATTATGAAGGACAATATTCTCACCAGAAACTTCTGATCCATCTACACAAGCCACATCTCTGGGCTGAGTCATAATAGTTTCAGCAGAGTGGCATATAGAAGCCTCATCACAAGAATTAGGGTTATGTTCAACAATGCCATCTTCTATTTTCATCTCACAATCAACATTGTCAGTATCCTCcccaaaagaaataacaaatgGTTTTACACAATCAGAAGCTTCAGACCCAATATGAGATACCCTTAATAATTTGCTTTCATGGTCCGATTGGGAGTCCAATTCCATTGTTTTCTCATCAGGGGCTCGAATGACAGAAGCAATCTGATATTCCCTAATCTCTTCAGTTGGTCCATTAGCATCATAAACTGAATCCAACGGTTTCACAACAGTTTCACTCTCCTCCAGATTATTGTGAGTCACATGGATTTGAATTTGACATTTCATATCTGTAACACATTTGGGTAAATCAACAGTCTCACCTGGTTTATCAGATGTATCATTCAAGGAGCCATCAAGAAGCTGTGAACAGGATTCAAGGGCAGTAGGTTCGTTTCTATCATGTGCATGAGCTGCTGGAGCCCTAATAGAAACATTCAAATCCAACCCAGTTGAATATCTCGCATCAGTATTATGTGCCGCCATAAATTCAGTGGACATCATACCTATAAGAAAAGACACAGCTAATAACATATATCAACATAAAGGATGTGAATTTCTGTGTGGGCACGTGAGCATCCAGTAATTACATTACCTTGTGTAGGAATCATACTATCTTCAGCAAATTGGTGCTTCAATAATGGTTTCTGCAACATATCTATGCCGGGAAACACCAACATATTCATGTTCCTCATTTTCTGCTTGGCTGATACTCCAAGGGCCTTGAAACCAAAAACTGAAGTCCACGTTTCTCTAAGTTCGGAGATTGCAGGTATGACCAGTTTCTCAACATTTAGAGAGTAGAGAACCTAACAATAGGATCACAGAAAGTAATACCAAAAGATAGCAAGTTTGAATCAGCAAACTGAAAGGGCACAATGAGCTTTCTAATGAAATGAATGAGAACTCAGAAACAGTCATAAACACCAATAAGACATCACTCCACACAGACACTTTTAAATAGACTAGTAATATATGTTTAATGCAAGTGCACAAAAATGAGTCCTCTTAAAAGTACCACACAACTAGGAGATAGCCAAAAGCCCACTGATTATTAGAAACCAATCTGATTAAAGAGTCAGAACCCGATTTGACCAAAATGATGATAACAACAATGATCATagacataaataatttttcaaaggGTCTTCAAACGATTTTCTTCATCTGCCCCCCTCAAGACGTTAATTTCAGTCTTGATATATGTTTGGTGAAACTTATTATTGAAAACTTGACATCATAATGGTGGCTAGCATCTGAATTTGGTGTTGTAACATTTAGGTTAACATATAAATTTCCAGCTATTGGATCAAGTTTAGAATGGTCTTAAACCATTTTATCCAGATGTCTCACAAGTTCCAACCACATTTTCATGCATGTGCATGAGATTGAAAACATAATTTGATCAAGGATTCTTCATGTAAGCCGAGGTCTGGAATAAAAGTATACAATTCCATTCTAATCCAGGTTGTTATCAGTTCAGGAAGCTTTTACACATTTCCAATGAAGACCATTTAGGGCTTTTGCATGTGTTTGACaagatattttatttctttaagcATTTACTTATGCTTTCAATGCATATTATTATATCATGGAAAGTCAGAAGCATCAGGACCACTTAAAGCTCATAATGtacaatgaaaaacaaatatgaACAGAGATATGATAGTCATGGTCAATAGTGAAAATGATTAAAGGCATTATGAgaataacagaaaaataatcaaaactacTGTATAATGCCTCAATGCACCATGTTAATTATGCCTGAAAAAATGGAGAAGCAAAAAGAGcaataaaactaaaacataacATCAAGGCATCTAAGACTACTCAAGTGACTTCACCTTGTTTGTTATATGTGTATCATCATAACCTGACATGGCGAAAGCATAGTAATTGCGAAATGTTTATAACTTGAGCATTGAAAACAAACTACAAGGTGTGAGATCTGACAATCCTGGTGATTAATATGACCAACTGATTATTCACACAGCCAAATCTTGGTAAAGTTGCATAATGTTTCACGTAATTGCTCAACTCTCTCCCCTCTCGTCGACCTGAGCCAACGTCTTCCTTCTTCTATGCTTATTCTTGGGTGCTGGTGTGGTTGTA
Coding sequences within it:
- the LOC132172113 gene encoding transcription repressor OFP16-like, which codes for MPISTPGRNLKLCFTKIKWPLAPQSPPMSPTLQNPSDHDHTHIRNFNSLYDSTSKSFTHSSSSSSLSTTTSTSCEPDPTAIPADFATAFASQRFFFSTPGRSNSIIESTVEESALAAVPINVAVLPEPEEEKKPFRNSVAVPTYSPDPYADFRRSMQEMVEAREPLDVNSNWDFLHELLLCYLALNPKNTHKFIVGAFADLLVSLLSQPPAEGRRRDPKNCEISQR